Within the Malus sylvestris chromosome 4, drMalSylv7.2, whole genome shotgun sequence genome, the region AAATAACTCAAGTAAATAACTGTCTGTTTGAAGCTTGTTTTGCATGTCTTCGTATTGTGAAGTTTTGAGTTGGCTTGTCACCATTGTTTATTAGCTATAAAGAGCTTTGTCAAACAGATTTGGAAAATAGTTGGATTTTGAAAATTTATGAGTTTACCTTGATGATTGTGTAACCGATAGCCGACATATTTGTATCTTGGAACATCCCTTGGCTATTGTCTCTGAACAGTGCATCAATTTATTAGCTACCAAGATAACTACTTTCATATCATAGTTTTTGGTAGTTAAGGTTGTGAACTTTATTGGTGCGCACATTTCCCTGACTATAATGTTATTAACGGAATGCAGTTCCTCACGGAATTGGATGGTCTGAGATCGCAACTTTCAGCCACCCAAGCAACTGCGGATATTAGTGCTGCATCAGCTCAATCGGCACAGCTTCAGTGTTTAGCACTTTTGAAGGAATTAGATGAAAAGAACTGCTCGTTAAAAGAGCAAGATGATCGTGTAATTAGGCTAGGAGAGCAATTAGATAATCTGCAGAAGGATCTTAAGGCTAGAGAGTGTTCCCAGAAGCAACTGAAagatgaagttttgagaattgaGAATGACATTAAGCAAGCTATCGCAAAAGCGGGGGTGAACAAGGACTGTGAGCTGCGGAAAATATTGGATGAGGTATCTCCGAAGAATATTGAGAAGATCAATAAGCTTTTAGTTGTGAAGGATGAAGAAATAGCAAAACTGAAAGATGAAATCAGGGTAATGTCTGCTCATTGGAAGCTCAAAACTAAGGAGTTTGAATCACAGGTACATTCATCACATACTTTCTTTTCctgcagtttttttttataaggtcCTCGTTAATAGATCTGTAATGAAGTTCAACAATTTTCTGGAACAGTTGGAGAAACAACGACGCGTTGATCAGGAACTGAAAAAGAGGGTCTTGAAATTAGAGTTTTGTCTCCAGGAAGCTCGTGCTCAAACACGAAAGCTTCAGAGGGTaatcattagttttcttttcacTGTTTTTGTCAACTTCAAATAAAATTCTCAGTCCTTATTAAATTGTTCTTGCCATTATATTTGGGACTAACATGACCTTGGAAACATATTCATTGCGACAGATGGGTGAGCGGAGAGACAAGGCTCTGAAAGAGCTCAAAGATCAGTTACAGCGGGGTGGTGGTGGAGCTGCAGCTGCTGAAAGACAAAACTTTTGGGAAACCTCCGGTTTCAAAATCATGATGTCTATGTCCATGTTGATCTTGGTGGTGTTCTCAAAGCGATGAAATCATTGTACTGTCGAGTGTCGTGTATAAAGGGCATGAAACTTCAGTTTTAGTCAAGGAATTAGGAATTGCTGCACAGACCACAGTTGTAAAGGTTCTCGTTATGTAGCATTAGCAGATAATGCAATGTTGTTGTTCTCGTTAAAACCACATTAGCGTATGAATATCGAATTTGCAGGTAGGTTCTGTGAATTTTAGTACCTCAAGTTTTCCTCCTCTTCTAAGTCCAACAGGTGCTCTGGTGTTCATAGCAGTTTGGTTGCTGCCCTCTCACTTAATTCATCTTTGAGGCGAAAACTTCAGAGCTTTCCGTGACGTTACGATCAAGATTCAGGTAAATTATTGAAATTTACTTCGATAAATAGCAGAATTTCCCGCGCTAGTTTACTAAATATATgaagcaatcttcaattctatTAGTAACAACTCAGTACAAAGAACTAGAATACCCAACTAAAAGATATACAAGATCACAAATCTCCATTGCAACTCCCCACCTCAATAGTAAAATTGTTGTTTCTATAGCAGCTTGGGTTTAGACGTCGAAAAGCTTACCTCCACTTCACCCAGAACCATCTCTGCATCCCCAACCTAGTGCAAGACAGTACCTATCATGTGTCCTCTACCTTCGTTTCTTGCATATGTAGTTACGTACAACCGCGATTTTGATGAGAAAACGAGTTTGTGAGGAATCTGATCACTCATTGAGTTACATGGAGAAATTCCGTTTTCACATGTTGAGAAACATATTTCTTGTAACTAAGGCTGTTCCGAAAAAGATGCAACCAAAAGACGGTTGCAAGCTTGCTGAAGTGGATATTGATGTGTTGAAACCGGGAGGGCTGTCGGGCTCAAATTCTGGCATGGTTCCTGAAGGAGTCGGGTTGCTTGAGTTCAAACCCGAAGGCGGAGTACCGGAGCTGCAAGTAGAGATGATATTAGTGATAGACTTGGAAATGTAGTTGGAGTTTGAAAGTCATGAGATACAACACTATACATACCCAAATACACCTACATACCCAAATACACCTTCTCCTGGTGGTGGAAATGATGTGATTGCTGGCGTTGGAGCCGACGTTGGTGGTGGAATTGTCGATGTTGGTGGTGGAGTTGTTGACGTTGGCGGTGGATTGGTTGTTGTCTGATTACGAGTTGGTGTTGGTGGCGGAGTTGTTGACGTTGGTGGTGGAATTGTCGATGTTGGTGGTGGAATtgttgatggtggtggtggattCGTAGTTGGTGACGATGGTGGTGGAATTGTCGATGTTGGTGGTGGAATtgttgatggtggtggtggattCGTAGTTGTCTGATTCGGAGTTGGTGACGttggtggtggaggtggtggaATTGTCGATGGTGGTGGCGGAATtgttgatggtggtggtggattCGTTGTTGTCTGATTCGGAGTTGGTGACGTTGGTGGTGGAATTGTCGATGGTGGTGGCGGAATtgttgatggtggtggtggattCGTTGTTGTCTGATTCGAAGTTGGTGTTGTTGGGGttgaggatgatgatgatgcaTAAATGCAGGAACCAGTGCCTGTTCAAGAAATACATTGGCCTCAGATGTACATATTCTAAACTACACAGGAGGGAAATTCGAACTAGGGTGCAAGAGATCGGACGCACTGCCTGGACCAATTAGCCTAACCCAAAGTCTAAGTCCTCTTTGAGCTTGCTTCTAATAACCAAAACCAAGCCTTACCATGTTTGGCACAAAAAACTTAAAAGCGATTCTTAGTCATGGAACTGCATTCTTTACAAGgaggaaaaaaattcaaagtgcCGGTATTCAAGCAAGTACCTCACATGTCATAATTCAAGTGGAGAGACACGAAAAAATATATCGTTCCTCCACTTGTAATATGACATGTGGAGTACCACTTGGATGCCTGGCACTGGAAAAATCTCTCCTAAACAAAATCTCCAACCAGCCTTCAATTGATGTATAGTATAAATCATAtggaagaaacaaaaagtactgatgaatgaaatatttttcttaCTTGGATTAGCAGAAACCGTTGTGGCAACCCCACCAAAGTCACAGCTAGTTGACACAGGATGCTTCTGATAGTAGCTGTTGAATGCATAAGAGGCATGATTCTGTAGAGAATTTGGATCGTAACAGCTCCCACCCTGCTGGATCTGTGAGCAATCTACACCTCCCATTCCACATGCATAATCCAAAGCTGCCTGAAGTGCTGCTTGTGGTGCTCCACTCTTTGCCACACACCAGCTCTGCCCTGGAACTGCAGGAGCATTAGAAGTTGCGGGAGGTGTGACCGGATTCGTGACGGGTGGTGTTGTGGAGGGAACACCTCCAGGTGGCGGTGGGTAAGTTGTCGCAGGGTTAGTAGTTGGTGGGGCTGTGGCTGGATTGGTAACTGGCAATGGTGGACTCACAGGGTTTGAGGGAGGAGGTGTGGCGGAGGAAACTTCCACGGGGGTGGCAGGGTTAACCGGAGTTATTGTTACTGGGTTTGTAGCGGGGACAGTACTGACATTGTTTGGGGAGGAGTTGTATGGAGAAGTTGTTGGTAGTAGTGGTGTTGAATTTGTAGGGAAGATTGTTGGTGAGCCATACACATCATGTGAAGTTGTTTTCGGGTGGAGATCGCTTAGGAGTTCTCTGCTGGAAGAAGGAAATATCTGTTCCTCTTCTCTTTTGAGCTCTTTCTGTCCAAAATTTTCCATGCAATCTACTTCTGCATATAACCCTACTAACCTACTTGCAATCTGAGTCTCGTTTTCTAGAGCTTTTGAAACCCTGTCGGCGAATTGAGCCACTTCAGTTGTATTGGGAACTGCTGGACTTTTGATTGTCAAAACCATTGGGACTTCACTACAAGTCAGA harbors:
- the LOC126619400 gene encoding uncharacterized protein LOC126619400 isoform X2 translates to MANAASKCLFLFFLSLLSFCSSGTLVGFSYHASGNTAVSSPGRTLSFLKQNKINPSQIRVFVEDPRALSTLSKTGVAVDLYLNERQVENIISSESSSKSWLKTHIMPFISQVDIKSIVAIKGNDYTRKSSLPRVLSSLKTLHAVLTSPPFDRRIKVSVAFSLSFLENLRSRNERDLHSICSFINEVRSVVIEANIDKELSMGDKFVRSMIEKAGLAHSVLTCSEVPMVLTIKSPAVPNTTEVAQFADRVSKALENETQIASRLVGLYAEVDCMENFGQKELKREEEQIFPSSSRELLSDLHPKTTSHDVYGSPTIFPTNSTPLLPTTSPYNSSPNNVSTVPATNPVTITPVNPATPVEVSSATPPPSNPVSPPLPVTNPATAPPTTNPATTYPPPPGGVPSTTPPVTNPVTPPATSNAPAVPGQSWCVAKSGAPQAALQAALDYACGMGGVDCSQIQQGGSCYDPNSLQNHASYAFNSYYQKHPVSTSCDFGGVATTVSANPSTGSCIYASSSSSTPTTPTSNQTTTNPPPPSTIPPPPSTIPPPTSPTPNQTTTNPPPPSTIPPPPSTIPPPPPPTSPTPNQTTTNPPPPSTIPPPTSTIPPPSSPTTNPPPPSTIPPPTSTIPPPTSTTPPPTPTRNQTTTNPPPTSTTPPPTSTIPPPTSAPTPAITSFPPPGEGVFGSGTPPSGLNSSNPTPSGTMPEFEPDSPPGFNTSISTSASLQPSFGCIFFGTALVTRNMFLNM
- the LOC126619402 gene encoding nuclear envelope-associated protein 2-like isoform X1 — protein: MSISEKSRPCSASSSSSSLSPMSVHDFDPLLKDLNERKQSFRRNVVSLASELKDVRSRLASQEQSFVKETLTRQASETKAKHLEVEISIMQKRLEQRNQQLEVSASAAEKFLTELDGLRSQLSATQATADISAASAQSAQLQCLALLKELDEKNCSLKEQDDRVIRLGEQLDNLQKDLKARECSQKQLKDEVLRIENDIKQAIAKAGVNKDCELRKILDEVSPKNIEKINKLLVVKDEEIAKLKDEIRVMSAHWKLKTKEFESQLEKQRRVDQELKKRVLKLEFCLQEARAQTRKLQRMGERRDKALKELKDQLQRGGGGAAAAERQNFWETSGFKIMMSMSMLILVVFSKR
- the LOC126619400 gene encoding uncharacterized protein PB18E9.04c-like isoform X1, producing MANAASKCLFLFFLSLLSFCSSGTLVGFSYHASGNTAVSSPGRTLSFLKQNKINPSQIRVFVEDPRALSTLSKTGVAVDLYLNERQVENIISSESSSKSWLKTHIMPFISQVDIKSIVAIKGNDYTRKSSLPRVLSSLKTLHAVLTSPPFDRRIKVSVAFSLSFLENLRSRNERDLHSICSFINEVRSVVIEANIDKELSMGDKFVRSMIEKAGLAHSVLTCSEVPMVLTIKSPAVPNTTEVAQFADRVSKALENETQIASRLVGLYAEVDCMENFGQKELKREEEQIFPSSSRELLSDLHPKTTSHDVYGSPTIFPTNSTPLLPTTSPYNSSPNNVSTVPATNPVTITPVNPATPVEVSSATPPPSNPVSPPLPVTNPATAPPTTNPATTYPPPPGGVPSTTPPVTNPVTPPATSNAPAVPGQSWCVAKSGAPQAALQAALDYACGMGGVDCSQIQQGGSCYDPNSLQNHASYAFNSYYQKHPVSTSCDFGGVATTVSANPSTGSCIYASSSSSTPTTPTSNQTTTNPPPPSTIPPPPSTIPPPTSPTPNQTTTNPPPPSTIPPPPSTIPPPPPPTSPTPNQTTTNPPPPSTIPPPTSTIPPPSSPTTNPPPPSTIPPPTSTIPPPTSTTPPPTPTRNQTTTNPPPTSTTPPPTSTIPPPTSAPTPAITSFPPPGEGVFGYVGVFGSGTPPSGLNSSNPTPSGTMPEFEPDSPPGFNTSISTSASLQPSFGCIFFGTALVTRNMFLNM
- the LOC126619402 gene encoding nuclear envelope-associated protein 2-like isoform X2; its protein translation is MPFGFASLFLAEPIGEKFLTELDGLRSQLSATQATADISAASAQSAQLQCLALLKELDEKNCSLKEQDDRVIRLGEQLDNLQKDLKARECSQKQLKDEVLRIENDIKQAIAKAGVNKDCELRKILDEVSPKNIEKINKLLVVKDEEIAKLKDEIRVMSAHWKLKTKEFESQLEKQRRVDQELKKRVLKLEFCLQEARAQTRKLQRMGERRDKALKELKDQLQRGGGGAAAAERQNFWETSGFKIMMSMSMLILVVFSKR
- the LOC126619400 gene encoding uncharacterized protein PB18E9.04c-like isoform X3, yielding MANAASKCLFLFFLSLLSFCSSGTLVGFSYHASGNTAVSSPGRTLSFLKQNKINPSQIRVFVEDPRALSTLSKTGVAVDLYLNERQVENIISSESSSKSWLKTHIMPFISQVDIKSIVAIKGNDYTRKSSLPRVLSSLKTLHAVLTSPPFDRRIKVSVAFSLSFLENLRSRNERDLHSICSFINEVRSVVIEANIDKELSMGDKFVRSMIEKAGLAHSVLTCSEVPMVLTIKSPAVPNTTEVAQFADRVSKALENETQIASRLVGLYAEVDCMENFGQKELKREEEQIFPSSSRELLSDLHPKTTSHDVYGSPTIFPTNSTPLLPTTSPYNSSPNNVSTVPATNPVTITPVNPATPVEVSSATPPPSNPVSPPLPVTNPATAPPTTNPATTYPPPPGGVPSTTPPVTNPVTPPATSNAPAVPGQSWCVAKSGAPQAALQAALDYACGMGGVDCSQIQQGGSCYDPNSLQNHASYAFNSYYQKHPVSTSCDFGGVATTVSANPSTGSCIYASSSSSTPTTPTSNQTTTNPPPPSTIPPPPSTIPPPTSPTPNQTTTNPPPPSTIPPPPSTIPPPSSPTTNPPPPSTIPPPTSTIPPPTSTTPPPTPTRNQTTTNPPPTSTTPPPTSTIPPPTSAPTPAITSFPPPGEGVFGYVGVFGSGTPPSGLNSSNPTPSGTMPEFEPDSPPGFNTSISTSASLQPSFGCIFFGTALVTRNMFLNM